The following coding sequences are from one Lolium rigidum isolate FL_2022 chromosome 6, APGP_CSIRO_Lrig_0.1, whole genome shotgun sequence window:
- the LOC124664515 gene encoding uncharacterized protein LOC124664515, with the protein DKPGSRSGRRGAVGVDRLSALPDALLHHIMSSLKAWEVVRTCVLARRWRHLWASAPCVDIRLRYSTRDSQPPEEFRDFVHRLFLLRDVSAPVDTLRLRPSDEDAGFDENDASIWIRVAITRRARVIHLAGHHKAAVSLDGVNFVSGHLKILKLSYARVDRRNLQQLSSGCTALEELDLKDCLITGPEIASASLKTLIMLKCKISCAFSIAAPNLLLLRLVTPYVRVPSFTNFASLVTGTIILDDSYLSDDFEHISDKDDCDDTTDDDGDDNSENDDRSNNYKINDDSSLSDDDFGYISDEGDFGQFAYGHGFPKQRYGHGGYKDKYDYGSDIDSDDNTYEYSEIANDAKYGYKGGDGRNPSKGGNYGETSLGNDSKILGGHHILESLSRATSLELLTDAGEVVLSRELKRCPTFSNLKTLSLGEWCMAADFDALIFLLQHSPNIERLFLQLKVNYNTRMALVTGIKPMGRSFTCKDLRMVKIKCSKDDARVHTLAHMFMANGVPLEKIYVHRSGNAHLRGQKFMRELARQELIDCGMTDDWM; encoded by the exons gacAAGCCCGGCTCCAGGTCCGGCAGGCGAGGCGCCGTCGGGGTCGACCGCCTCAGCGCGCTCCCGGACGCGCTCCTGCACCACATCATGTCGTCCCTCAAGGCGTGGGAGGTGGTGCGCACCTGCGTGCTCGCGCGGCGCTGGCGCCACCTCTGGGCGTCCGCGCCCTGCGTCGACATCCGCCTGCGCTACTCCACCCGCGACTCCCAGCCGCCGGAGGAGTTCCGCGACTTCGTGCaccgcctcttcctcctccgcgacGTGTCGGCGCCCGTGGACACGCTCCGCCTGCGGCCGAGCGACGAGGACGCGGGCTTCGACGAGAACGACGCAAGCATCTGGATCAGGGTTGCGATCACTCGCCGTGCGCGCGTTATCCATCTTGCCGGGCATCACAAGGCGGCTGTGTCGTTGGACGGTGTGAACTTCGTCTCTGGCCACCTCAAGATCTTGAAGTTGTCCTACGCCAGGGTCGACCGCAGGAACCTCCAGCAGCTTTCTTCTGGTTGCACTGCCTTGGAAGAGCTGGATCTCAAGGACTGCTTGATCACCGGCCCGGAGATCGCGTCTGCCTCTTTGAAGACCCTAATCATGCTCAAATGCAAGATCAGCTGCGCCTTCTCAATTGCTGCTCCGAACCTCCTACTTCTGCGCCTCGTCACGCCTTACGTCCGGGTTCCGTCGTTTACCAACTTCGCGTCGCTGGTCACAGGCACTATCATACTTGATGACTCTTACCTCAGTGATGATTTTGAACACATCAGCGATAAAGATGATTGTGATGACACTACTGACGACGATGGTGACGATAACAGTGAGAATGATGATAGGAGCAACAACTATAAGATTAATGATGACTCTTCTTTGAGTGATGATGATTTTGGATACATCAGTGATGAGGGTGACTTTGGTCAGTTTGCATATGGACATGGTTTCCCCAAACAAAGATATGGGCATGGCGGTTACAAGGATAAGTATGATTATGGCAGTGATATTGATAGCGATGACAATACCTATGAATACAGTGAGATTGCAAATGATGCAAAGTATGGCTACAAAGGTGGTGATGGCCGGAATCCAAGTAAAGGTGGTAACTATGGTGAAACCAGTCTCGGCAATGATAGTAAGATTCTAGGTGGCCATCATATTCTTGAAAGCCTTTCAAGGGCTACAAGTTTGGAGTTGTTAACTGATGCTGGAGAG GTGGTTCTGAGTAGGGAATTGAAAAGGTGTCCAACTTTTAGCAACCTGAAGACCCTGTCCCTTGGTGAATGGTGTATGGCTGCTGATTTTGATGCACTAATTTTCTTGCTGCAGCATTCCCCTAATATAGAGAGGCTTTTTCTCCAACTTAAAGTG AACTACAACACCAGGATGGCACTGGTAACAGGTATCAAACCAATGGGAAGATCGTTTACTTGCAAAGACCTTCGAATGGTGAAAATCAAATGCTCAAAGGATGATGCTAGGGTCCATACGTTGGCACATATGTTCATGGCAAATGGTGTACCCCTTGAGAAGATTTATGTCCATCGTAGTGGGAATGCTC ATCTCCGTGGCCAGAAGTTTATGAGGGAGCTCGCCAGGCAAGAACTCATTGACTGTGGGATGACGGACGACTGGATGTAA